The Pongo abelii isolate AG06213 chromosome 19, NHGRI_mPonAbe1-v2.0_pri, whole genome shotgun sequence genome includes the window ATTTCAGTTAGGGtgagtgaaaataaaattacGCTTTTCTCCCCCCTTATCCCCATCCCCCGACCCCATCCAAATGAAAAGGACTCccctttaaaattttcaaaagtagagagaaaaaaggTTTTATGTTACAAACTGAAGGAGGGAAGTTAGATAATAAGAAAGGATGGAAAAGATGACCATGAGATGTATTAGCATCCTCCTGAAACTGGGCTGGGTGAGATGCCTCTGGTCTTAGACGCAGGTCCAAGGAGCAAGGCAgacaggtgggggcaggggtgggagcaGTTGCTCTGCTCTCTCAGGAGTCCACACACAAAAGGGAGCTGGATCTCAGCTTGATCATCTCAAATCCCAAGGTATCATTGTGCCAGGCATTATCTGCCACCCCCCCAACCTTCTCTGCTTCCCTGACTCCAGCATCCTCAGTTCTCAGCAAGACCTCCTCTTCCCACCCCTAAAATAGCGTTGAAGCTAACAGTGCATTGACTTCTGTTCTGAAGACCAGGTTCTCAGTAACTGGAAGGCACAGAGCAACCCATCTCTGGGGCTCTTCTTGCCCCTCAGTCCCAAGACTTTCCACAAGGATGGAATTGGAGCTTTTGTCTTCTCAGCTCAGAGTCTGGGCTTCCTGAAGGAAATTccacaagaaaaacaaactgcAGTGCAGATTCTGGTCTCTAAAAGCCTTCTCTAAGGGTGGGGACTGGGAGACAGGTCCAGGTCTTATGGAGGAGCAAGTCCGCCTTCAGTGTTCTCTGGGAGTCTCCCTTCTGTCCTCAAGGCTATTTCTGGTCTTCAGGGGGGTAGGGTACTTATCTCCCACATACTGGGGATGTCCCAGTGGAGAGATTGATTTTGAGACCCAAAGTGAGCCTGAAGCCATGTTTTGGAATAAAAATTCCCAGTGGATTTATCACCCCTCTCCAAGGGTTGGCAGCTGTAAGGCCTGGCTCAGGGCTTCTATCCCCTTCTATCTCTTCAGTAACCAGTTCTACCAAATCTGCACGCAGGCTGAAAAAATCAGCACTGATAGTGGGAAGATAGACAAGAGAAATTCCTCTAGCTCCAGGCCTCCAAGCTGTCAGGCACCAGgacccccctcccccagctcctgaGAGCAAGGAGCTGCACAACCCGGTGGCTTGCAAGGTGTCAGCCGCTtctcaaagcaccccaaatataAAATCTCAATAGCAGCTCCTTTTCCCCAGTACCGCAGTCCCCATGCCCCACTTAGACAGAAATTCTGGAACTCGCAGCATTTTGCAATCCCGAGCTGCACAGCCCACAACCGGGTTTCCCAACCTGTAGAGGCCGCACCCGCGTCTCCTGGGCGGGCAGTGCCGGTAATCCCCAACAAGCCCCAGCCTGCTTGGAATTAACGGGTCTGACTGTGCCCAGAAACGACCTCTGTTTCAGGGCCCCTCCCCATACAGGCACCTGCCCTCCAGGGCTGCGCGATCCGCCCCCCTATCTCGGGCGCTGGAATCCAGCCAAACCTCTGCGTTCCCAGAACCACCAGTTCCCTCCCTCCTGCAACCCCGCCGCTTCAGTTCGGGACCCCCAACCTCACAGTAGAGCGGCGGGGAGGCCCGCctagggagggggaggagaagcaaATAAACACAGGAAAACACGCAGCGGGAGGGGGAGCCCCTGGTGGGTGCCCGAGGGTGCGCAGCAAGGAAAGCGTGAGCACAAGGAGATCTCCCTTGGAAGGGGCCTCAGGTGCGGCCCGGGGGCCAGCGCCCTGCGCCGCGCGGTGGACTCAGGCCCAGCTCTTCCCCGTGCACTCCCCAGCCCTGCACCCACCCCGAGCACCCTCCACAGCGCCCACCTTCCTCGCCGCCCCTCACCTGAAACCACCAGCGCCTCGTTGGGCCCCACCGTGTGGCAATTGCCCATGGCGCCGGCGGCACGGAGGGCCCTCGGGACCGCACAGACCCGGACAGCAGCAGCGGGTCCGCAGCGCCGGCCGCGCCCAGCCTATCCCGCCACCCCCAGCGGCCGGCCGCCCGCTCGCCCGCGCCCCTCTGTGGTCGCAGCCCCGCCGGAAGTGTGGCGGCGGAGGGCGGGGCCGGCGCTTTGAGGCAGGAGCGAGCGCAGCCTCGGCAGTCAACGCGCTTTATTCCAAGGGACTCCAGATACAGATGGCCCCAGCCCTGCATCCGCCCGGAAGGCGTCCCCTTACTCCCATGGGGCACCTCGATACCGGCTGCCCTACCCTGACTCACTTCTCAGCACCCATCTTAACGGCAGTCGGCCCTGGCCTCAGAcccttgggttcaaatcccaggccCTCCTCCTACTCACTGTGAGACCTTGGGCGAGTCCCTTAGCTCGGGAGCCTAATTCCGCCTCATTAACATGGGGGTAATTTAACTACCTAGCTAGACGGTtgcaaagggatcaattcactAATTCTCAATGTTGGCAGTGCATCACATTGCAAACTCCCTGCCTCTGCTCCAGAGCTGACCAGAATCAATGAGGGTGGGGCCTGAAAATACTACATCCAAATTTCCGAGAAGCGCAGTGTCTAGCATACCCCTATTTCTCCATCTGGGGTTACTGTCACTCTCAGGAAGAAATAATCACCCATTATTCCTTCAACCAGGAAAAGAGATGTCCAGGGCACAGCTTGGGGCCCCAGAAAGTAAACATGGAGGTCAAGATCACAAACCCGTCAGTGTCCAGGGCATGGCCTGGCACACATCCGAGGTTTTCAAGGACCATGAAGTGCCATGGAAAGCATCCTGGCCTGAGGGTTAGGAGAGCTGGGTCTCAGGCTCAACTTTAGCCTGAATTCGGTGCGTCATCTTAGACAAATCTGGTGAGCTCTGAGGGCTGGGGTAAGGTTGAGAAACTGTGGGCTCCTCAGGGTGGGGGGTGCTTAGAGAAAATGGGGCCTCTGAGTCCTCAGACTGGGGGTCTTCATCGGGTTCAGCATCCTCCCCAGGCCCAAGCCCTGCCAGCCTCTTGCTGGCCTCCCATAGCCGATGGGCTGCCCGGTCGTCTCGGGCAGCTGGAGGCACCTCTTCCACATGGCAGTTGGCAAAATATCTCCCACTGAGAGGCTCGATGCCCTCTTGTAGAGCACAATACAGGGGTGTCTGGGCACCCCCTCTTGGTGCCCGGAGCACCAGCCAAGCCAATGGGCGCAAAAGTGGGCGCAGCCATCCAGGAACATGGCGCAGGAACAGTTCCGAGTTCACAGGCCCTGtaggcaggaagaaagaaaggagttgggctaggtgcagtggtgtgtatttacagtcacagctactcgggaggcggagcaggaggatcacttcagcccaggagtttgagaccagcctggataacatagtcaagctctgtctctttaaaaaaaaaaaaaaaaaaaaaaaattgaacagagcTACAACAGGGACAGAATCTGGTTTCAAGGGAACCAGGATAGTATTTACCAGGCATTCGGGGCTTCTGCGAGGTGACTTCACTCATTTCCTGCATGAAGCCTCTTCCCTTCCATCCAGACTGCTTGTTCACCCCACATCCCAGATTTTGTTCATGCTGTGTCCCATGCCTGAAACAATTCTCAGtctctctccatcttttcttCTAGCTCAAGTCCTGTTCCTTGTTTAACcagcatttattaagtacttgCAGTATACCAGCCACTATTTTGGACATTAGTGATATGGAGTGTAATAAAGGCTTAATAAAGGCTAATTGTGATCATTGCTATTATAATTACTGATGAGCCTTAGGCAGTGACTATCTAAAATGCAGTATGGTAATATGAATATGGCAGATCTTGTTATCCTGGTATAACCTCTTCCATAAGACAAAGTGTGCCTCTGGATCCCCAATTATCTCATTCAGAGTAAAAGCCAGAATGCCTATAGTGAACCTCCCTCCAAACCCTACAACACCCAGTGCCTCTCTATGACCTCACCTCTTGCCACTCTCCCCCCTCACTCTGTTCCAGCCACATTAGCCTTTCTCAAGCACACCAGGAACTTCTGCCTTAGGGCCTCTGCacttacttttttctgttttgtagacagagcctcgctctgtcacccaggctggagtacagtggcgagatctcggcttactgcaacatccacctctaggttcaggcgattctcctgcctcagcctcctgagtagctgggattacaggcgcgtaccaccacgcatggctaatttttgtatttttagtagagacgggtttcaccatgttggtcaggctggtctcgaactcttgaccttgtgattgcccgcctcggcctcccaaaatgctgggattacaggtgtgagccaccacgcccagcctagagatggggtttcaccatgttgcccaggttggtctcgaactcctgacctcaagtgatctaccagccttggcctcccaaagtgctgggattacaggcatgagccaccgcttccAGCCCCTCTGCACTTATTTGCgctgttctctctttttctgagcATCTCCCCAGTGAGCCATGTATCTTTCAGGCCcctgttcaaatgtcacctttatAGATATGTCTTCCTTGACTGCCACACCATATTCCCATTCCATTTGCCCCTCACCCTGTTTCCTTTTTCCTCAGAGCACTCTATCACCACCCCTCATCGTACATATTTATTGgctgtctccctctccttcaaACTAGAAGGCAAACTCTATGAGGGCAGGgtctttgtttttgttcactgctatatccccagcACTGCAAATAATGCCTGATAcagagtaggtactcagtaaatgcttCTTGGATGTATTATtagctatcatcatcatcattatcagtTCAGTCAGTGCAGATGGCTCCTGGGGGTGGGAATCCAGGTCTCATTCATGGCCAGATACCGGCCCCCCAGGGCTCAGGACCCAGGCTTGTGGTgtgagaggaagaaaataaaccagGAGAGCCTGGTTCTAAGATCAGCAAGGAACAGGTCTCTCCTTGGACTATGCTTCCTCCCTGCTCTGAGATTCTGTGACTCAGTGAGGGATGGGGGGCGGGGAGGTGGTAGTGATGTGGGGGGGCGCAGGATGGGgcaaggaaaggagaggggaatCGGAAGCCAAAGAACCAGACCTCACCTGGGTGGGCTGCATAGCAGGTGACGCCAGTGCCCTCAAGCTGGTTGGCAAGCTCCCGGGCAAACAGTACATTAGCCAGCTTAGTGTCAGCATATGCCCGCAGCTCCTGTCGCCAGCCCACCACTGGGCGGTCCAGGCGTTTGAAGTCAAGACGTCCCCGACGGTGGGCAGCTGAGGCTACCACCACCACGCGACTAGGGGCACATGCCTTCAGGCAAGGCAGCAGCAGATGTGTCAGCAGAAAGGGACCGATATGGTTCACCCGAAGCAGCAGGTTAAATGCCTCGCGGGTCCGGCCACAGGAACTGATCCCTGGGGCAGAGGCTAGATGTGAGCGGCTGCTCCAGAAGGAGCTCTGCAGCCTTGGCATACCTATCTGTGAGATGGGAGTAGGGGGCATCCTTCCCATGTGTCCACTGGCCTCAGCAGCAGGGTCCCCGCTGGAGGGGGCAGCTGCCTCTGGCCACCCGCCACCCACCCCCCCACGCAGGGCCTGCTGCCCCTCACCGGCATTGTGGATGAGGATGTCCAACCGTGGCTCAGAGCTCAGGAAGGCAGTGGCAAAGGCCCGCACCGAGGCCAGACTGGCCAAGTCCAAGGCCATGAAGATGACCTCATTGTTCCCACTCTCCTGTGGAGCGGCAAGGGCTGGGCTTGTCACCAGgcatctctctcctcttccctctccccaggcACCAAATTCTGAGAGTCCATCTCCTACTGTTTACTAAAATCTGCCCCTATGTCTCAGAGTGTACTACATAAGTGTgtggattcaaatcctgactttGCCTTTTACTaaagtgtgaccttgggcaagatacttaatctctctgggcctcagttctctcactgcataaagggaataataataacaacagtccCAATCTCACTgagctgttgtgaggatgaaaggaGTTAACACGTGTAAAATACACTCCAGCAGCATTGGGTAGGTacctgctattattattatcaccttCTTTCCCCATTACCATTTACCCTAAAATCTGTAACTTCTCACTGGTCTCCTCTCTCCCGCTCTTGCCCCTCCACTCCAGGCACCACGCAGCCACAAACGGGTTCCTTTCAAAGGCTATTCTGACAGTCCGGAGCCTACTGAGGGCCGTTCATGGTCTCCACTGGTCTCTGCTGCCCAATCTATAAAATCCAAGCTTCTCAATGGGCTCTAGAAGGTTCTCCAGCCCCCTCACTTGTCCATCTTCCTCATACTTTGTGCTCCAGCCTCATTAAatctttttctcagtttttcagATCAGTCCAGCTCTCTTGCCTCAGAGCCTTTGCTTATGCTGTGCCCTCTGCTGTTCCCTTTCCTACTAATCATTAACCCAACTTCTACTGATGCTTAAACGTCTCAGAACTGCAATTACGGCCTTCAGGAAGCCCCTCCCCCACTCGGCTCTGGTGCGCCTTCCTCGGGTGACCCCAGAGCTCCGTGCACTCCCTCTTCGCGCTCAGCCGCCAGCGCCGCACTCTCCTCCCTGGACCTGGATCCTCCGCAGCCCCTTTGCTGGCTTCTCTGTGTCCCGGCGGGTTCTCGGCTCACCGTCCCACGCGCCCCCGCTGCCTCTCACCTGGCGGAGGTCAAAGGCAGCCGCCTCTCCGCGCTCCCGGCTGCGGCAGGCCAGCACCACGCGCGCTCCCCGGCGCGCCAGCTCCAGCGCCGTCATCTTCCCGATGCCGCTGTTGGCGCCTGCGGACCGCGGGCGGGAGCCGAGCTGAGCTGAGCCCGGCGGGCCGCTGCTACCGCCGGCCCGGCCTCCTCTCCGCGCGCCCCGCCAGCTCGCACTCACCCGCCTCCGCACTCACCCGTGACCACTGCCGTGCGGCCCCGCAGGTTGCCCATGCCACCGCACGGCGGGGCCTTCACCAGGTTGTAGTAGACAAGCACGTAAGCGCCCAGCAGCAACCCCGCGCCCAGCAGCAGCGCCTCCATGCCGGCCGCGCCTCCCGGCTCCCGCCCAGGCCCCGCGCCGCCCTGGATCGCCGCCAGGAGGCTGCCGATCCGCCCTGCACAGGCCTGGAACGGCGCCGGGACGCGTCAGCCTCCgaaggcggaggcgggcaggaggctgggcaggggTGTGTGCGCGTGCGGGTGCGCGCCGGCCCTGCGAGCGCCCCCTAGGCGTGCGTCGGCGTCCTGGGGGCGTGTGCCTCTGTGGACACCTTTGAGGTGCGTGTGTGCACCTGGTCCCTGGGAGCGCCCCCtaggtgtgtgcctgtgtgaaCTCCTaggtgtgtgtgtccatgtacACCTTGGGAGTGCACGCTAGGTATGTGCATGCATCTGCAACGCTTATATGTGAATGATCTCTAGGTGTGTATGTGCCCATGTCCCCGAGGATCACCCTTTGGGTTGTGTGCGTGCCTCTGGATCCTGTGTGTGAGCCCATGTAAGCACTTTGCAGGTGTTTGTGTGCATTCCGGCAGAGTCCCTCCAGGTATGTGCCTGCATCTGTAGTCTCTGCCAATGCATGTGCTTGCATATCTCCATATGTTTACTCGAGGTATATGTAGCACAGTCCCTCCCTTCTGAATTTAGGTGTGTACATGAATACACGTGTGTCTTTGAGTCTAGTCCTAGATGCTTTTCCCTCTAGGAACAaatccttctccttccttcccttcttcccttccttccttccttccttccgaacaaatccttctccttccttcccttccgaacaaatccttctccttcctttccttccttccttccctccctcctttcctttctttctttcgagacggagtttcgctctcgttgcccaggctggagtgcagtggcatgatctcggctcactgcaacctctgcttcccgggttcaagcaattctcctgcctcagaatccagagtacctgggattacaggtgtgtgacaccacagccagctaatttttgtattttagtagagaagggttttcactgtgttggccaggttggtctcaaacttctgaccttaagtgacccacctgcctcagcctctcaaagtgctgggattacaggtgtgagcctctgcactgGGCCAAATCCTTCGTTTTCTTATCTTCACATCCAGCCCCCAGCTTCTAGGATTCTTCCCTGTTCTCCCCACACAGGCTAGAGGGGACACTGTTAAAGGTGGCACAGGCAGTTAAGGGGTGTCAGAATTCACTCCTTCATTCCCCCTCTGTATCTCCCTACCTCAACCCCACTAGTGCCTTCCATGGCTGAAGGGAAGCAGGAAGAGATAGAGAGTAAAATCTGTTATTGCCTTTCAGGAGGAAATTTGCCTTTGGAATGGTTCTCACAGGTGATAAGAGACAGGCAGGGAAGCTCCATCACTCAGTTACAAGTGACCATGATGGCAGGAAGGGTGGGGCCGGCTAGGAACAAATGGGTAAGAGCATTCCAGGGCAGAAGACCATTGCCTGATACATTCAGTACAACTTAGAACCTGGTATTTGGCACTTATGGTGTGCCCAGCAGTGTAGTTAGACTTGGAAATTCTGAGCAGAAGATATACAAGTTTCTGTCCTTAGGGAGTTCAAAAAGCCCATTAGGGCACCCATTAGGGAGCAGAGTGATGACGCCTACATGGGCAGATGAAAGTCAGAGACAGACCTCAGATTCCAGGGCCAGTTTCCTATTTAGCTGCACTGCGGATTCGGGTTTCCATTGTAGATGCTGTGGGATGAGGCTGGGGGTAGAATATTCATTCTCTATCCCTAAGGCAAAATCCTGACACACAAGCAGATGCACCTACACAAACAGTGCTGGAATATACACAGAGGTGCTCTCCATCTGAGGAGGCTGTCCTCAGGAAAACTTCCTGGAGGGTTTTTCACTAAGATCTGGGAGGAAAGCATAGAATTTGGTTTAATGAAGGTCCCCGGGACTTGAGAATTAAGGTAATGCAGCAGACTCGTTTTTTGATGAGGAATAGCAGTTGTAGAGAAGTGTGACTGCAGATCACATGACTAGAAGTGACAGGTCAAGACTAGATTCCACTAGCAGCCAGGGTTCTCTGGAGAAACAGCCCCTCCACCGGCCAGCAGACGCACCCATGTCGTTCCATCGTCGTCCACCCACCCTGGCTCACTTTTCTCCAACACCTCCCCTACCAAACTTCCCTATGGGAAGGAGACCTGTTCAAAAGGCCCCCCACCTGCTAGACCCAGATCTAAGGGAGGGTCTCCTCTAAGGGTGATGACAGGTAGGACAGACAGTCAGAAAACATCATttgaagtatttttgttttttatatacagAATACAGGAAAGTTTCTGTAAAGTCTAAAACATTACAATTACTATGTACATTGGTACTGGTCGTGGGggtgggagaagaggagggaaccaggggcaggaggaagaggagagaagtggcaagagaacaaaaaaaggagacaaaacaGGTTTACGACAAAAACATTTTTGCTACAATAGACAATTTGAGAAAACGCTCTACCACATGTAGTACTGTACacggtttttaaaaacattgaaaaaatgtCATCACTAGATGTATTTACACAAAATCCAAATACACTTTtccttatttgaaataaaatagatggacagccagaaaaagaattcatttcTCATTTGTCCGTAATACACAGTAGCTACCTGTAGTGCAACCGCTGCAGAAAGGGAAAATAACGTGGGGGGCGGGAACCACGGAAGGAAGGTGGGTAGCGatctttatattaaataaaacaatgatatTGTATAGATTTTGCTGtatgaaaactgtattttttcttttaatataaaactaTTGTCACTGCCACAAAATAGAACAAGTTTCTGATTATTTTACAACGGCGGGCGAGGGGGAGGGAGCAGGAGGTGTGTGGGGAAGGGTTTGTGTTGGAGGAAGTGTCCAGACCCTGGGTCTTTCCCTCCCTGCCCACGCTGTTCCTCAGCTCGGGTCTGCCGCT containing:
- the DHRS13 gene encoding dehydrogenase/reductase SDR family member 13, which gives rise to MEALLLGAGLLLGAYVLVYYNLVKAPPCGGMGNLRGRTAVVTGANSGIGKMTALELARRGARVVLACRSRERGEAAAFDLRQESGNNEVIFMALDLASLASVRAFATAFLSSEPRLDILIHNAGISSCGRTREAFNLLLRVNHIGPFLLTHLLLPCLKACAPSRVVVVASAAHRRGRLDFKRLDRPVVGWRQELRAYADTKLANVLFARELANQLEGTGVTCYAAHPGPVNSELFLRHVPGWLRPLLRPLAWLVLRAPRGGAQTPLYCALQEGIEPLSGRYFANCHVEEVPPAARDDRAAHRLWEASKRLAGLGPGEDAEPDEDPQSEDSEAPFSLSTPHPEEPTVSQPYPSPQSSPDLSKMTHRIQAKVEPETQLS